The uncultured Dysgonomonas sp. genome contains the following window.
ATCTTTTTATATGCGGCAATATGTAATGCGGTAGGGAAAGTGTCGTTTGAAGACTGTGATTTATTTACGTCATCATTCGGATGGATAGGGCTTTTTTCTCCGAGCCTACCCCCGCTTAATACCAATGCCCGGTTGGATATAACTTCGTTCACATTCATGTTTGATTGTGTACCCGATCCGGTTTGCCATATTACGAGAGGAAACTGGTCGTCGAGTTTACCTCCCAATATTTCATCACATACTTTGGCTATCAGATCCCTTTTCGATGCCTCCAACACACCCAGATCGGCGTTGGCATATGCCGCTGCTTTTTTCAGATAGGCAAATGCATAGATAATCTCTTTAGGCATGGATGCTTCCGGCCCTATTTTGAAATTGTTTCTTGAGCGTTCGGTTTGCGCTCCCCAGTATTTGTCAGCAGGAACTTTTACTTCTCCCATTGTATCTTTTTCTATGCGATATTCCATTTTTTGTATATTTAATTGTTGGTATGAAGTTCGGAATAATTATGATGAAAGCCAATAATTGATCGACCTAAATTTAAATACAAAGAATTATCGGGAGGCAGAGATGCAGGTATAGCAGTTTTATATAGATATAATTGTTGCAATACCCCCCAATATTGCAATTGCTCCCAGAATATTCTGATATTGAAAAAACTTTTTATCAGAATCTGCATACTTTTTTATTTTCAAATATCTGTAAATAAACAGTAAACCAATAAATATTTCTATTATACTGCCGAAAATAAGAAAGAGCCAATAAACTGCATTCTCCTGGATAACGCTGTACCGTATTGTACTTAATATCACAATACCTGCAACACCCCAAATAATAATTAGCGGTGCAATAGAGGCGAACCATAAAGCGGCTTTTTTGGTAATGGGATACTGATTGAATAATAAAGATATTAATCCGAAGATTATCAAAATAATAGCATATATCATATTAAATTTATTAAAAGTGAATTCAAATATATCTATACTTTTCCTGAATATCGATATTTGTCTATAAAGAAAGATTTTATATCAAAATAATCTATCTGTTATAGATGGATTTTAACAATGAATTGATAGAATATTTTATCAGATGATTCCTCATCATATTCCTTCTTTAATCCATACTTTATTAATTAAAAGATAGATGCTCAATCAATAATTGAAGAAAAATGCTTGAGTTCTTTTTAACGAAACTATGTAACCCTAAGTAAAAAGTGTTATTTTGGCATTTTTTTACTCAATTTAGTTTGTTTATTCATTAATACTTTTTTCCTTTGTTTATGATTTAATATACTATCTGTTATTTATAGAATTAGTAATGCAAAACACAGTAAAAATTAAGGACGTAAAGGACATAGTCATACGTTTTTCAGGTGATTCGGGGGATGGCATGCAGTTAACCGGAACCATCTTTTCAAACCTTTCAGCAATCTTTGGGAATCAAATCTCCACCTTCCCCGATTATCCGGCAGAAATCAGAGCTCCTCAAGGTACTCTTTCCGGGGTTTCCGGATTTCAGGTACATTTAGGAAACCAGATTTACAATTCCGGAGATAAGGCGGATGTATTAGTTGCGATGAATCCGGCAGCATTGAAAGTAAATGCCAATTTTCTGAAAAAAGATTCCGTTATTGTTATCGATACGGACTCTTTCTCGAAAAGAGATATGGAGAAGGCCTTGTTTGCCACAGAAGATCCTTTTGTTGAGTTGGGACTTACTACTCAACAAATAATCTCAGTTCCTATTACTTCATTGACTAAAAGTAGTCTGGAAGGAATGGAAATGGATATGAAATCGCGTATCCGTAGTAAAAATATGTTTGCTTTGGGTTTGGTTTGCTGGTTATTCAACCGGCCTCTCGATGTTGCTAACCATATGCTATCGGCTAAATTTGCCAAGAAACCGGTATTGGTGGAAGCAAATCTGAAGGTATTGGCCGATGGTTTCAATTATGGACAGAATACCGATACTACCATATCATCATATCGTGTAGAAACTGTAAATGTAGATAAGGGTTATTATCTGGATGTAAACGGAAACACAGCAACAGCTTACGGGCTGATTGCCGCTTCAGAAAATTCAGGCAAGCCGCTTTTCTTAGGCTCATATCCGATTACACCTGCCACTGACATATTGCACGAGCTCGTTAAATTTAAACAGTTAGGAGTAAGGGCCATTCAGGTCGAAGATGAAATAGCAGGAGTGTGTACCGCTATCGGTGCCAGTTTTGCAGGAAGCCTTGCCGCTACCTCAACTTCCGGACCAGGTCTGGCTCTGAAGGGAGAAGCTATAGGCCT
Protein-coding sequences here:
- a CDS encoding 2-oxoacid:acceptor oxidoreductase subunit alpha; protein product: MQNTVKIKDVKDIVIRFSGDSGDGMQLTGTIFSNLSAIFGNQISTFPDYPAEIRAPQGTLSGVSGFQVHLGNQIYNSGDKADVLVAMNPAALKVNANFLKKDSVIVIDTDSFSKRDMEKALFATEDPFVELGLTTQQIISVPITSLTKSSLEGMEMDMKSRIRSKNMFALGLVCWLFNRPLDVANHMLSAKFAKKPVLVEANLKVLADGFNYGQNTDTTISSYRVETVNVDKGYYLDVNGNTATAYGLIAASENSGKPLFLGSYPITPATDILHELVKFKQLGVRAIQVEDEIAGVCTAIGASFAGSLAATSTSGPGLALKGEAIGLAVMAELPLIVVDVQRGGPSTGLPTKTEQTDLRQALYGRNGESPIVVMAAASPTDCFDMAYWASKVALEHITPVILLTDGYIANGSSAWRIPDLDKYPSIVPHDVSQYKGNEWRSALRDDETMARYWAEAGLEGYAHRIGGLEKDYTTGAISTDAANHQKMVNVRQAKVDKIADFIPQLELIGGEDADLLVVGWGGTYGHLREAVEKMNDAGQKVALAHFRFISPLPKNTAAVLKKFKKIIVAEQNNGQFAGYLQEKIEGLQISRYNKVEGQPFAVSDLLEAFTKKLGE